Below is a window of Pseudarthrobacter equi DNA.
GGGAAGGTCACAGGCAGCACGCGGGATAGGGTCCGGAGCGTCACCCCGGGGCTCCGGATATGCCGACGGCAGCCCGGCCGGCTGCCAGCACCGCCGCCACGTCAGCGTCCAGCACCTCCAGCAGCGGTTCCGCGGCAGCCCAGTTGCCCGTGCACACCAGCCCCTGCAGCACTTCGGCGAGCGCCGCCAGCCGGGCGGCGCCCACCATGGTGGAGGACACCTTCAGGCTCAGCACCCGGTCCATGGCGGCAGCGGTGTCCTCCAGCAGCACGGCGGCGCAGAAGGTGGCCAGCCGCTGGGGCAGGAAGTCCAGGTAGGCGGAGAGGAACGTCAGGGCTGAGCCGTGGCAGCCCAGCTCCTCCCCCATCTGCCGGAGACAGCCCGGGTCCAGGACAGGCAGGTCCGCCCCCCGGAGACCTGGAAGCCCTGCGCTG
It encodes the following:
- a CDS encoding Hpt domain-containing protein, coding for MGEELGCHGSALTFLSAYLDFLPQRLATFCAAVLLEDTAAAMDRVLSLKVSSTMVGAARLAALAEVLQGLVCTGNWAAAEPLLEVLDADVAAVLAAGRAAVGISGAPG